From Synoicihabitans lomoniglobus, the proteins below share one genomic window:
- a CDS encoding type II toxin-antitoxin system VapC family toxin → MSARYLLDTNIVSDLIRNPQGKIRDMIVDREESTVAISVIVAAEIRFGCRKRDSAKLTRQANAIIEALTVLPWESPADECYARIRNDLEVKGESIGPNDLLIAAHCLALGLTLVTANQREFERVKGLKVENWLE, encoded by the coding sequence ATGTCTGCCCGCTACCTGTTGGACACCAATATCGTGTCCGACCTGATCCGAAACCCTCAGGGTAAAATTAGAGACATGATCGTGGATCGCGAGGAGTCGACGGTGGCGATATCTGTGATTGTGGCGGCAGAAATTCGTTTCGGTTGCCGGAAGCGGGACTCGGCTAAACTTACGCGGCAAGCGAATGCGATTATCGAAGCGCTGACCGTGCTCCCCTGGGAATCGCCGGCGGACGAGTGCTACGCTCGGATTCGAAATGATTTGGAAGTAAAGGGAGAATCCATTGGTCCCAACGACCTGCTGATCGCCGCCCACTGCCTCGCACTCGGACTCACCCTCGTCACCGCCAACCAACGCGAATTCGAACGGGTGAAAGGACTCAAAGTCGAAAACTGGCTGGAGTGA
- a CDS encoding Gfo/Idh/MocA family protein produces the protein MSASTSSYPSAKLRWGVLGTGNIAGQFVDQLQAHDLNIVAAASRSAAKAAEFTAAKNIARSHGSYEALLADPEVDVVYISLPNQLHAEWSIKCAQAGKHILCEKPVALDAAELETVLTAVRAADVFFMEGFMYRFHPQWDLVHQLIADGRIGEVRSLHTSFSYNMGVNLENIRQSREAAGGGLMDVGCYCLSCMRQLVGTEPVDAHAVGHIGAESEVDEWAAGTLKFANGVVATFHTATRVGEPTLAAIYGDKGFIEVPKPWHPDASAATVRVVCGDDEETLTAGDGLALFAREALEVEQHLAARQAPKMTWANSLAQAALLAKLRKSIGLSF, from the coding sequence ATGTCCGCTTCCACTTCATCCTACCCATCCGCAAAGCTCCGCTGGGGCGTGCTCGGCACGGGCAACATTGCCGGCCAGTTTGTCGATCAATTGCAGGCGCACGATTTGAATATCGTGGCGGCCGCGAGTCGCTCCGCCGCGAAAGCTGCTGAATTTACCGCCGCTAAAAACATCGCCCGGTCCCACGGTTCCTATGAGGCCTTGCTGGCCGATCCGGAGGTCGACGTCGTTTACATATCCCTGCCCAACCAACTGCACGCGGAGTGGAGCATCAAGTGTGCGCAGGCGGGCAAACACATCCTGTGCGAAAAGCCGGTGGCTCTGGATGCGGCGGAACTCGAAACCGTGCTGACGGCGGTGCGCGCCGCCGATGTGTTTTTCATGGAAGGCTTCATGTATCGTTTCCATCCGCAGTGGGATCTGGTCCATCAGCTCATCGCCGACGGGCGGATCGGCGAGGTGCGTTCGTTGCACACGTCGTTTTCCTACAACATGGGCGTCAACTTGGAGAACATTCGCCAGTCGCGCGAGGCGGCGGGCGGCGGGCTCATGGATGTGGGGTGCTACTGTTTGTCCTGCATGCGCCAGCTCGTGGGCACCGAGCCGGTCGATGCGCATGCCGTGGGGCACATCGGAGCTGAAAGTGAAGTGGATGAATGGGCCGCCGGGACGCTCAAATTTGCGAACGGGGTCGTGGCGACTTTCCACACCGCCACAAGGGTCGGCGAACCGACGCTGGCCGCCATCTACGGGGACAAAGGATTTATCGAAGTGCCCAAACCCTGGCACCCCGATGCCAGCGCCGCCACCGTGCGCGTGGTGTGCGGAGACGACGAGGAAACGCTCACGGCAGGCGATGGTCTCGCGTTGTTCGCGCGCGAAGCGCTCGAAGTCGAGCAACACCTGGCCGCCCGACAGGCGCCCAAGATGACGTGGGCCAACAGTCTCGCCCAGGCCGCGCTGTTGGCGAAATTGCGGAAAAGCATCGGGTTGAGTTTTTAG
- a CDS encoding type II secretion system protein GspG, with protein sequence MILPPHPFRVVRVFRGSSLRSGFTLIELLVVITIIAVLAAITLGISRGASERAATDRARAELAVLSTALEEYRRVFHDYPQQAGGAVLLAALAGRAGPTGSPLQRAPLVALEGFTLENHNPFLAGNVLLDPWNQPYVYSPYLAGPRRGFRLYSVGPDGNDHPPTSTGMIDYDAAANLDNVYAHR encoded by the coding sequence ATGATTCTCCCGCCTCATCCTTTTCGTGTCGTTCGTGTATTTCGTGGTTCATCTCTCCGTTCAGGTTTCACGCTGATTGAGCTGCTCGTCGTCATCACCATCATTGCGGTGCTGGCGGCGATCACGCTCGGTATATCCCGCGGGGCGAGCGAACGCGCGGCAACGGATCGCGCTCGCGCCGAACTCGCGGTGTTGTCCACCGCGCTGGAGGAATATCGGCGCGTGTTTCATGACTACCCGCAGCAAGCGGGCGGCGCGGTGCTGCTGGCCGCCCTGGCGGGACGCGCCGGCCCGACGGGAAGCCCACTGCAACGTGCACCACTGGTCGCCCTCGAAGGGTTTACCTTGGAGAATCATAATCCATTTTTGGCGGGCAACGTGCTGCTCGACCCGTGGAATCAGCCTTATGTTTATTCGCCTTACCTCGCTGGCCCGCGTCGCGGTTTTCGCCTTTATTCCGTCGGCCCGGACGGAAACGACCATCCGCCGACCAGCACAGGCATGATCGACTACGACGCCGCCGCCAACCTGGATAACGTCTACGCCCACCGCTAA
- a CDS encoding PulJ/GspJ family protein: MKRCLRHAAFTLVEIVVAVGITAVLAALSLTIVTHTLGIWEKSASALTMENRAQLVMDRLVVDWESAVVRRDGGEWIRWEGTNHAVTELRLFTNTRTTSGDAAEPHTIREVVYVTSSGADGRKLYRWEGTASAALTSGYAFSDPVAVTSIEFLITEGLMELTLEWFDEDGVVIDTPTPANWPALTKISVTLISELGAQRLAAVANGDSAEPIDDIQRDTTQTYTRWVNFPGRPW, encoded by the coding sequence ATGAAACGATGCCTGCGCCACGCCGCCTTCACGCTGGTGGAAATTGTTGTGGCGGTGGGTATCACGGCCGTATTGGCCGCGCTGTCACTGACGATCGTGACCCATACGCTCGGCATTTGGGAAAAATCGGCCAGTGCGCTCACGATGGAAAATCGCGCCCAGCTCGTGATGGATCGCCTCGTCGTCGATTGGGAAAGTGCGGTGGTGCGCCGCGACGGCGGCGAGTGGATTCGGTGGGAAGGGACCAACCACGCGGTGACGGAGTTGCGGCTATTTACCAACACGCGGACGACCTCCGGCGATGCCGCTGAGCCTCACACGATTCGTGAAGTGGTTTACGTGACTTCGAGCGGCGCTGACGGACGCAAACTCTACCGTTGGGAAGGAACGGCGAGCGCCGCGCTGACCAGCGGCTATGCCTTTTCCGATCCCGTCGCTGTGACCAGTATCGAGTTTTTGATTACGGAAGGCCTCATGGAGCTCACGCTGGAGTGGTTTGACGAAGACGGCGTGGTCATCGACACGCCCACGCCCGCCAATTGGCCCGCGCTGACCAAAATTTCCGTCACATTGATCAGTGAGCTCGGGGCCCAAAGACTGGCCGCGGTGGCAAACGGAGACTCCGCGGAACCAATCGACGACATCCAACGAGACACCACCCAAACCTACACCCGTTGGGTGAACTTTCCGGGGAGGCCATGGTGA
- a CDS encoding type II secretion system protein: MRFRRSPSAAFTLIELLTVIAILGILAAIIIPTVSSARNAAHRAKTKAQFSQWAAAMELFRQEYGFYPDIAVAGKVDPDRFASELTGRSLTGAAVTGSTANRKGLSFYALSADDLDVDGTHLVDAFGNSDIGVRIDTNRDGIINASDTGSWVSVVGADGVFSPMAADEAIPTSGVRARVVFYSAGQGRDANDLVLSWR; encoded by the coding sequence ATGCGTTTTCGCCGTTCTCCGTCTGCCGCCTTCACGCTGATTGAGTTGCTTACGGTGATCGCGATTCTGGGCATCCTCGCCGCGATTATTATTCCGACAGTGAGCAGCGCCCGCAACGCGGCCCATCGGGCCAAGACCAAAGCGCAGTTCAGTCAATGGGCCGCCGCGATGGAATTGTTTCGGCAGGAGTATGGGTTTTATCCCGACATTGCCGTCGCGGGCAAAGTCGATCCCGACCGTTTCGCGTCGGAGTTGACCGGGCGTTCGTTGACGGGAGCCGCGGTGACCGGGAGCACGGCGAATCGCAAGGGTCTCAGTTTTTATGCCCTTTCCGCCGACGACCTCGATGTCGACGGCACGCACCTGGTCGACGCCTTTGGCAACTCCGACATTGGTGTGCGTATCGACACCAACCGCGACGGTATCATCAACGCGAGCGACACCGGCAGTTGGGTGAGTGTCGTCGGGGCCGACGGCGTTTTCAGTCCCATGGCGGCCGACGAAGCGATTCCAACCAGCGGCGTGCGTGCGCGCGTCGTTTTTTACTCTGCCGGACAAGGCCGCGATGCCAACGACCTCGTGCTGAGCTGGCGCTGA
- a CDS encoding prepilin-type N-terminal cleavage/methylation domain-containing protein: protein MLPSSRSRTGFTLIELLVVIGVIAVIASIVGVGLSGGSEGAALTSAREIMQAQLTAARSQAALRGYPGAVVIVADTDDPDRYLRHVAVAVVDASGTFTVLHDGANLPGEVRVREPGDGSTLLAGPQLVAVDPGAVAIPCYLVSFDPHGGLTGAGGGEIWLAVAQRRADGVIFPPEAPAVGLAISRYGAVVAFEEGDANE, encoded by the coding sequence ATGCTGCCATCGTCGCGATCACGGACTGGGTTTACTCTCATCGAGCTGTTGGTGGTTATTGGTGTGATTGCCGTCATCGCCAGCATCGTGGGCGTGGGTCTCAGCGGGGGCAGCGAGGGTGCCGCTCTCACGTCCGCTCGCGAAATCATGCAGGCGCAACTCACGGCTGCACGGTCTCAAGCCGCGCTGCGCGGTTATCCCGGTGCGGTCGTTATCGTCGCCGATACCGACGATCCGGATCGCTACCTGCGCCATGTCGCCGTGGCAGTGGTGGACGCCAGTGGGACATTTACCGTGCTGCATGATGGCGCCAATCTGCCCGGTGAGGTGCGCGTGCGCGAACCCGGCGATGGCAGCACGTTGCTGGCTGGTCCGCAGCTCGTGGCGGTGGATCCCGGCGCCGTGGCCATCCCGTGTTATTTGGTCTCGTTTGATCCCCACGGCGGACTCACCGGAGCAGGGGGCGGTGAAATTTGGTTGGCGGTGGCCCAACGTCGGGCGGACGGTGTGATCTTCCCGCCCGAGGCACCCGCCGTGGGTTTGGCCATCAGTCGCTACGGTGCGGTGGTGGCATTCGAGGAAGGGGACGCGAACGAATGA
- a CDS encoding LysE family translocator, protein MPPLALLTFFALMVSLAALPSASVALVVTRSATLGFRNGAAVAAGIVAADLIFASLAIFGMVSLAQTFGGVFALMRYAAGAYLIWIGIGLIRAGQTTPATPAATGAATLAKSFLAGLFLTFGDLKAILFYASLFPTLFDLTRFGRTDYLLILAITTITVGGVKLGYALLARTLVERWKSTRVTRPVKTIAGSVLIGTGGYVILKS, encoded by the coding sequence ATGCCACCTCTCGCGCTACTGACGTTTTTCGCCCTCATGGTAAGCTTGGCCGCGCTCCCCAGCGCAAGCGTGGCGCTCGTGGTCACACGTTCAGCCACCTTGGGCTTCAGGAATGGCGCAGCAGTCGCGGCGGGCATCGTCGCGGCCGATCTGATCTTCGCCAGTTTGGCGATATTTGGCATGGTCTCGTTGGCCCAAACGTTCGGCGGCGTCTTTGCCCTCATGCGCTACGCCGCCGGAGCCTACCTCATCTGGATCGGCATCGGATTGATACGTGCGGGCCAGACGACACCCGCCACGCCCGCCGCCACCGGAGCAGCCACCCTCGCGAAGAGCTTTCTGGCCGGACTGTTTCTGACCTTCGGCGACCTCAAAGCCATTTTGTTTTACGCCAGCCTGTTCCCGACGCTCTTCGACCTCACCCGCTTCGGACGGACGGATTACCTGCTGATCCTGGCGATCACAACAATCACGGTGGGCGGCGTAAAACTGGGATACGCCCTCCTGGCCCGCACGCTGGTCGAGCGCTGGAAGTCCACCCGCGTCACTCGCCCCGTCAAAACCATTGCGGGAAGTGTGCTAATTGGCACCGGCGGCTACGTCATTCTCAAATCGTAG
- a CDS encoding transglutaminase family protein produces the protein MTPLLIRHTTHYAYSSPVALGRHRLLLRPRVGHDIRINSSSLTISPQPTKITWARDVDSNSVAYVTFGPELATELRIESQVHVEHYDDKPLDFLVEDRAVMYPFVFTAAERVELSPYLVPVFNADQTTVGTWVEEFLTPGNTIETYVLLDLINRAIATTFTYRAREEPGVQRPGETLEKRSGSCRDFATLMIEACRHLGLPARFVSGYASTEDIPAAMGATHAWTEVFLPGAGWKGFDSTSGTVTGTNHIAVAVGRNPESFPPVSGSFAADDDNVSSKLKVDVSVTRDR, from the coding sequence ATGACACCACTCCTCATCCGCCACACCACGCATTACGCCTATTCGAGCCCCGTTGCGCTCGGACGACACCGCTTGCTGCTGCGACCGCGGGTGGGGCACGACATTCGTATCAACAGCTCCAGTCTCACCATCTCGCCTCAGCCGACCAAAATCACGTGGGCGCGCGACGTGGACAGCAACTCGGTGGCCTATGTGACCTTCGGCCCGGAACTGGCCACGGAACTCCGCATTGAAAGCCAGGTGCACGTGGAGCACTACGACGACAAGCCGCTCGACTTCCTGGTGGAGGACCGCGCCGTGATGTATCCTTTCGTGTTTACCGCCGCCGAACGGGTGGAGTTGTCGCCGTATCTCGTGCCGGTGTTCAATGCCGACCAAACCACCGTGGGCACCTGGGTGGAAGAATTTCTCACGCCCGGCAATACGATCGAGACCTATGTGCTGCTCGACCTGATTAACCGCGCGATCGCCACGACCTTCACGTATCGGGCCCGCGAGGAACCCGGCGTGCAACGCCCGGGCGAGACCTTGGAGAAACGCTCCGGCTCTTGCCGCGACTTTGCGACGCTCATGATCGAAGCCTGTCGCCACCTCGGCTTGCCGGCGCGCTTTGTGAGCGGTTACGCCTCGACCGAGGATATTCCCGCGGCGATGGGAGCCACCCACGCCTGGACGGAAGTCTTTCTGCCGGGCGCCGGATGGAAAGGTTTCGACAGCACCAGCGGCACGGTGACCGGCACCAACCACATCGCCGTGGCGGTGGGGCGCAATCCGGAGTCGTTTCCGCCCGTATCAGGATCGTTCGCCGCGGACGACGATAACGTGAGTTCAAAATTGAAAGTCGACGTCAGCGTCACCCGGGATCGGTGA